The Mercurialis annua linkage group LG7, ddMerAnnu1.2, whole genome shotgun sequence genome includes the window AGTATAAGTATCAGGAATCACACCAAAGGCTTTCATTTGCTTTGTCAATGACTTAACAGCATGTAAATACACATAACAAACATGTAACTTATTAAACCTCCTAAGCAAAGCATTCAACAGCATTGCATAGCTCTCAAGAGTAGGCTTACAATCATCCGATTTcgccatttttttataaacatcAAATGCGCGATTAAACAGTAATTTTCGACTACAACAGAAACGAATCATGGAATTGAACAGATGCACATCCATTTCGCAAGCCCCCGCAATTACCTCTTCGACTAGGGTTTCGGCGTGGCGAAAACGCTTGCCGTCAGTGAGGATTTTGATGATGGTGAAGTATGTGAGATGGCTGTGCTTGTAATTGCGTTGCTGGGCGGTCCAGCGGAATATGTCGAAGGCGAGATCGGGGTCTGATTGTGCACGGAGGGCGGTGGTGACGTCGGCGGGAGTGAAGCCGGGTTTGAGGTTTTGGGTCCAGGTTTCGAACTGGGTTTCGAGTGGGGTTTTGGTTCGGGTTCTGATTGGGAGGTTAGGAGAGTGTTCTGCTGGGGAGAGTTGGGGGTTTTGAGTGTTGGGTGAAGAGGAGATAAAGCGGAGACAGAGCGGTGACGGTGGTGAACGGAGAGGTTTTGAGTTGTGGAAAGTGGAGGTGAGCAGGCGACGGAAGGTTACCGGCGTCATTAGCGAAATGAATGCAAATTCTTCCAaccaaaaaatgcaaaataaaattctcaaaaaaaaaaaaaaaaatacaaagtaaCAAAAGAAAGAGGGATAGATGcaaattgaacaaaggatcattttacccccaaACTTGGCACAACTATCAAAACGTCCAAAATAGAAATACCTGATCACTTTTATCCTGAACTTGACAGAACCGGTACAAAAACACCCATATGCTGACGTGTCACCTTAAATGGAGAGTGAGTttctaattaatcattatttactataattactcaaaattaaatatttaattcatcataattaaattctaattaaccTAGGATCTTTTTTAgactttttttgaaatttttttattttttttcacaaCTCCGGCTAGCCGGAGAAGGGAGCTGGTGCTCCTCTTCTCAtatgaggagcagcagctctgCTCCTTGCCAAAACGAGGACATATCCGCTCCTCGTTTTGACGAGGAACATGATGAACAGAACCATCTAGATCTGTTCATCGTTTTGATGAACGATTTGTTCATCAAAAGATGAACAGAGCCATCGTGAAATAAACTGTTCATCTTTTAATGAACAAAATGTTTTATCAaattgatgaacagacccacgaGGGTTTGTTCATCAAGTTTTTGATGAACAGACTCATGGGTCTATTTATCAAGACCCATTGGTCTATTCATCAAAATCATGggccaatttaatttttttttaaaaataaatttttttggttaaaaatttaaaagttttaatatttCTATTGAAAATTTAGTTTGGGAGTTAGTTTgtcttatatataaaatttaagcgttaatttgttatataaagttttaaattaaagggattaaattgttttttttaaatgattaggtattaatttaaaatgttttaaaaaattaggatcattttgaacctttttttttatcaaaaaccaccttaaaAAAACCGAAACCACTATCAAAACCGGAGAATGAATCTCACTCTCttaagtgagagtggggaggggggttttaCGTGGGTATGTTCATCAATTTGATGAACACAGATTTTCCATCAAGTTTTTAATGAACAAACtcatgggtctgttcatcaagacccatgggtctgttcatcaagacccatgggtctgttcatcaagaCCCATGGGCCTGtttaggttttaaaaaaaaaattgttaaaaatttaaaaaatttaatatttctattaaaaatttagtttgggAGTTAGTTtgtcaaatatataaaatttaggggttaatttgttatataaagttttaaattaaagggattaaattgtttttttattgattatgtattaatttaaaatgttttaaaaaaattaggaccattttgaacctttttctatcaaaaaccaccttaaaaaaaatcgaaaccactattaaaaccggagagtgtatctcactctcttaagtGGGGAGGGGGTTTTGTACCGATTTTACCAAGTCCAGGGTAACAGTAAActcattttgttaattttgatgtttttgatacttttcaCCAAGTTGAGGGGTAAAGAGATCCTTTGTTCGATACAAATTAGTGACCAACAAAGGCTAAATTCACcccaacttggcacgaaatatcaaaatagTCTAAGTTGGCTAAACGGAttcaaaaaaatactaataacaACGAAAATCAGTAAAAACACCCTTCCGGCACCAAAAGAGAGGGATAATttgatctaattaattaaacttaattctaattagctaaaaaatgcaaaaatcaCAAGTGACAAAAGAAAAAAGGATGAATATAAAATAGTAACGAACAAAGACTAAACTCATTCTCTCAAAGCCTCAACTTGtcacgaaatatcaaaatggTCTAAGTTCGTCATAGAGAATCAAAAACACTGATAGTAACGAAAATCGGTCAAAAAACCCTTCTGTCACAAAAGAGATTGAGATGGATTATTTAATCTAATTAGTCatatttaattctaattaactttaattaaaatcttaattaatcctaattaattaaaactagaGGTGGCAAATGGGTGTTTTTGGGCGGGTTTGGATGAGCTTCTTTGGGTTTGGGCAGTTTTGGTTTGGGTAATTTTGCGTTGGGTTGGGTCATGAAAACCCAAAATTACCCAAAATAGAAAGTAAGATACTTGAAATCTATATTTGAgataaaaagtacaaaataaaaaaaatcaaattgatttttttttaaagaaaattacttttcagaaacaaatattttccgggaaaaaataaattttcggaaaaaaatatttttccagaaaaaaataaatttttgaaaaaataaatttccggaaaaaaatgaattttcggaaaaaaattcattgaaaaaaataatttatggaaattttttttaaaaaaaaataaattatacaacttataaatattattttaaaaattcaaatactcTTCAAATTGAAATTTGTTTGAACTTGATTTCATCCATTGGCTCATTCTTATAACCCCATTTTAGCCCAAAATATTTTGCTAAAATGGGTTGGGTTAAAAATTACCCAAGCTTTTTGGGTTTTTTACTCAAATAACCAACAATCatgtttgatttacttttataccaacacatatttgacattttaaaactaTCATGCAAGGgagaaattattacttttataccatccatataaataaaaccctaataacacaaactctcataattacaattattttctctctcctttctctTTCAATTCACCTTCCACACAAATCTCGGATTTGTTCTTCGCACCAATCCGCCTCCGGCGCCGTTCCATTTTTGCCGTTTTGCCTCCGCTGTTTCGCCTCCGCcccgccatctttcttttatcattttgatttcagatctgaagtttttaattcttttttttttttcattttcagatctgtaatttgtttattttatattgttgttttcaccattaaacatgtataaagattatctttaaagaatctaatactcatttcatgtaatgtagaataattttatgattttatggaataaaattctgttatttatgcatttttcttgtgtttctgcgtttttctgcagaacgatttgttgatgatgattaattgcttaattattataatgttacagtgttgttgattttatgttgactttatgttgatatcaactgatttttttttacattgacaactaagataatattgtctgtgaaataaactaaaaaaattaaattaaattaagttgaGACTACATAATGATATGATAGCATCGGGAAAGAAAACATATAATGATGTtgcattattgtaatgttacaatattgatatggtgttgattttcggttgatattttgttgattttagcatcggtgaagacaataatgatgttaaattattgtaatgttacaatgttgatcttatgttgatatagtgttgacatggtgttgattttggtattggtaaaaaatataaataataattttgaattattataatattacaaatttgaatttatgttgatattatgttgattttgtgttggtattttagattggaaatataatttattaatctttggttaatttaatgttgattttatattgatatatatatatatatatatatatatatatatatatatatatatatatataaattaaatatataataaataataaattttgattaattattagcaaaaataaaagtaaataaatattaaaaataaaaattagtgttaaaaaaattttacaaaattaatactatccattttattaaatgttattatgttgatattgtgttgatattaaaactgatcaaaaaataatatcaaaaaaaaaactgacaaaaatgttaacaataaataatgtacacatgttgattttatattgattttgtattgattttgagttgatatttgattaattttaatgacaaatagtatacacatgttgattttgtgttgatcttcaattaattttagagATATGCGCATGTTAATTTTAGGTTGACATCGAGTTGATTTTGCgttgattttaattaatatagcctaaataattgtacatcaataaaattcaacgttgattttataataaaatttttacgtagaacataatataaggagcaaaaaaaccaaccaaatttcaaaaataccgaaatgaatttagtacattttaataaattaacactCTAGAAAATGAAAGTTGTAAAAAAATAGCTGAATAACAATAGCATATGGTTATGTAGGGAATTCCATAACGTTTATCGagaaaaaaaacacaaagagATCAATCATTCAAACAAATATGTGCACTCCACATTCCATCATGCTGCTTTTCAAATAAACATCTATTCTGCAAACTTAGAGGAGGcatttatttcacagacaatattatcttgtttgtcaatgttaaaataaaaaaaaatcagttgatatcaacataatatcaacataaagtcaacataaaatcaacaacactgtaacattacaataattcagcaatcaatcatcatctacaaatcgttctgcagaagaaaaaaaacgcagaaatataacaaaacacaaaaaaatgcagagataacagaattttattacataaaatcacaaaattattctacataacatgaaataagtattagattctttaaagatactctttatacatgtttaatggtgaataaacagtaaaagataaatttacagatatgaaaatgaaaaaaaagaacaaaattttttagatctaaaatcaaaaagagaaaagaaagatggcgcggcgagacaaaggTGGAACGACGGAGGCGAAACGACGGAGATGGAACAGCAAaaacggaacggcggaggcggaatagcggaggcggaacggcaGAAGCGAAGGAATACAAACGTGGAGAGACTCTGCTGGActcgtggagaagaagaaggagccGCCAAAAttcaagagaaaaagaagaaacaggAGAAAAGTAAGAATCAAAGAAATTaggttacaattttaattttggatggtatgaaatgtaaactttggctttggactgtataaaagtaaacttgAGCCAATTTTCAGTATATTGGATAAAAAGCCCAAATTTTTTTTGGGTGCAAATGAGCTGTACTTTTTTGGGCAGATTGGGTTGGATGCTTGGGTTAGGCATCTATTTGCCACCTctaattaaaactctaattaataaaaagtgaAGGACTTTCTATGTGCTTCTGTTTTCCAACTTCTCTGAACCTAAAAACTAATGTCGTCCTTTTCAGCCGCCATCAACGCCCCTTATCGACGCATCACACTCTTTCTGCATCTGTTTTCTAATAATTGCGAAATTactcctttttaaaaattatttgaaattgttttataaatagttttaaaaaatataaatttaaaaacgttttacatttttttgaaactgtattaaaaacaattttttaaaacagtttcaaattattttttaagaaatcatTTGAAACCCCATTAAGAATTctttaaaacagtttatacaacaATTCTATATTGTGTCTTTTtaaaaaccgtttgaaattcaaTTAGAATGTCTTTTGAACGATTTATAAAACAagtttaaattgtatttttttttaaaatcgtttggaattgtttgaaattatttaaaattacagaatataaaaataaaaatcaacaaattttaAGATACGACTAAAACAAGGGTtgaattttgtaaataattttttatttttttggatgaTCATCAGTCGACGGCCAACAGACCACCGCCCGGACACCATTGACCATCCAAGatgatgaattaaaaaaataaaaggggtattttcaaaacaaatcccgacgtttcatttttttggcgatttaagcttaacgtttaaaactttaaaaaataaatcctactctttctaatttttgaaaattgtaGCTCAAGCCGTTTTTCGGCCATTATTTGCTTATGCGGCAGCCATATTATTGGTATATTAAATctcaacgtttaaaattttgcaaataaaatttcaacgtttcgtatttttataacttgtaacctaaaaagaggttaataatcacccatggcccctgactTTAAGGGGTACGGGCGTTAAActccctgatgtttaaaaatggGCGTTAAATGATAAAGTGAGgagccatgggtgattattagcctaaaaaaatgataaaatgggTGAAATTAGAATTTGgactataatttataaaaattgaaaatattaggatatatttcgtaaaattttaaacattaggcttaaataaaaaaaaaaatgaaacgttatgatttgtttcaagagaaaagaacaaataaaatgAGAGCCCATTCAGAAAGAACTTCAAAATTGGATCAATTAATTGGATTTGAGTTTTCTTGGGCCACACAGAAACAAACCCTGAATCAAGTCATCTCTAAGAAttcaaagaaacaaaaaataattagaattgAAGCGCTGTTTGTTGTCTCCCCACTGAGTACCCAATAACCAGAGAGACTTCCTCGGGCTCCGCGCTCCCTCAATTACCTTCACATCCCCATCTTTCATCTTCCTCTTCACTCTTATCTCAGGTTTTCATGCGATCTCTGCatgtttttcttttacaaaACATACGCTTTTTGGTAGATATTGGTGGAtatattgttttctttttattaattcaaCAATTAAACTGTTCATTTCATTCATTCTTTTGGGTTATTCTTGCAACTGGGTTCCGTTTAGATTTCAAGATTAGTGCTTTGTTCAtggatctttaaattttttgttaatttcatgtcttttttgttcattttgatCCTTCATGCAAATTTGcagtttgttttatttttgtgtatttttttccttttgtggctttgtttttctttttgaagaGATTTGAGTTGCTGATATTTGAAAAAGATCCTCAATTTATATGGTTTCTTGCAAAACCTTGTTGGGCAAGTTAGTGTCATACGTAGCTTTGCAGTTGTATTTTTAATGCTCAACTGTTGAATAATGTCATTAGGTGTTTATTGATGCATTATTAGCTCGTTAATTGCATGATTAGCCAGATAATTTCTGTTATTTTATAGAGGCTATGTCTTCCTTTTgctaattcatatttttttttcttctaaattttAGTGTCTACATTCTTGGTTTGTAGACAATAATAATTAACTAGGTAGATTATTCAATCAACGTATCCCGTTTTGGAAGTGTGCCTGACACTTGGCGTTCCAGACatgaaactttatttttaaaaaaccttaaaataacaccagTTTGCCGTGTCTGTATCCAAGTGCCCCGTTTTCCCGTGTCTGTGTCTGGCTTTCGAATTCAATATTTGTGATATTTATTTCTTTGCAATGAATTTGCTTTACGTTGATGGTTTTTCCCTTTGTGAGTTAAGTCAGGTGGTTGTTTAAGTTTTAAATCTATTAACTAAGCTTTGTGTATTCTTATAGGTTGGTTGGATGTTGCAATGGTGAGTATAAGAAGAACCAAACTCAAAGGACCTCGTAGTGGTATGCTCAAGCTATAACTCTGAATGCCAGATGAAAATTTTCTCCTTTCATTTTGAGGCTAACTGTACTTCTCATAATGTGGATATACAGTGATAGATACAATGTGGTTGATTTGTTTTTGTtgctttgtaatttttttttctttgtatgTAAAGTACTTGAAGCTATGTTCGAGTCCTATATTTCGTTTCTTGAAATGCTTTTGAAACTCCAAAACTTTTGGACATATCTTATACAAAATATTGTCTCGCTGTTTCTCAGTTCAGTAGTTTCCTTTTCCGTGCAATGCACTTTCAAGTAATTGTTTTGGTTTGGTATGCTTGAACTGTTGCTTCCATCATATGACTTTATCAGTGGTCAAATGTTGATGAGATATAATGGATTTTGCAGTAAGAAGTCCCCCATTAGCTTCATTTCGCAGTATTCCACTCAATAATGTTCCTGAAAATCCTGCCCGAAGTCATAAATCTGCCAATGTACAGCGCATTACCGAAAATCCTGAGCAGAGTCGCAAGCCTGCCAATGTACAGTGCGTTCCCGAAAATCCCGAGCAGAGTCGCAAGCCTGCCAATGTACAGCGTGTTCCTGAAAATCCTGGGCAGAGTTGCAAGCCTGCCAATGTACAGTGTGCTCCTGAATATCCTGGGCAGAGTTGCAAGCCTGCCAATGTACATCATG containing:
- the LOC126657814 gene encoding pentatricopeptide repeat-containing protein At3g25210, mitochondrial is translated as MTPVTFRRLLTSTFHNSKPLRSPPSPLCLRFISSSPNTQNPQLSPAEHSPNLPIRTRTKTPLETQFETWTQNLKPGFTPADVTTALRAQSDPDLAFDIFRWTAQQRNYKHSHLTYFTIIKILTDGKRFRHAETLVEEVIAGACEMDVHLFNSMIRFCCSRKLLFNRAFDVYKKMAKSDDCKPTLESYAMLLNALLRRFNKLHVCYVYLHAVKSLTKQMKAFGVIPDTYTLNMIIKAFSMCREVDEAIRVFREMGLYGCEPNAYTYGYIVKGLCEKGRVGQGLGFYKEMKKKELVPSGGVYMVLVCSLAMDLKFGEAIEIVFDMLGNSMSPDLLTYKTVLEGFCGEGKSDEAFELLEEFRKRDLLMSQKSYKTLLNALHFGNRD